A window from Dromaius novaehollandiae isolate bDroNov1 chromosome 1, bDroNov1.hap1, whole genome shotgun sequence encodes these proteins:
- the LOC112988755 gene encoding interstitial collagenase-like, whose amino-acid sequence MKSLSLLLLLYVAVSSAFPVAPEAEHEGKTIALVKSYLQNFYNLQKDDQPHIRQKSVNDVSEKLKEMQAFFGLKVTGKPDPDTLEKMSKPRCGVPDVGKYVFTEGNPKWKRNNLTYRIVNYTPLMRQADVDEAIQKALSVWSNVTPLTFQKIEDKEADIMISFVVRDHRDNSPFDGPNGQLAHAFQPGEAIGGDVHLDNEEYWTKDGRGYNLFIVIAHELGHSLGLSHSTDSGALMYPTYSYTDPKEFHLPQDDINGIQAIYGQIDAPVQPTGPTTPQACDPNLTFDAITTLRGEMIFFKGRYILRKHPQRTETELNFISLFWPKLPSGIQAAYENIERDEVFLFKEDKYWILSGYNIVPGYPKPIHHLGFPKTTKRINAAYSDEITGKTYFFTADRYWRYDENKRSMDHGYPRKIVSDFGKIGRVDAAFQKDGYVYFFHGTTQFQFDPRAKRIVRKMKSNSWFDC is encoded by the exons ATGAAGTCCCTTTCACTTCTCCTGTTGCTTTATGTGGCAGTCTCCTCTGCTTTTCCTGTGGCTCCAGAAGCAGAACATGAAGGAAAAACCATAGCACTTGTGaag AGTTATCTACAGAATTTCTACAATCTTCAGAAAGATGACCAGCCTCACATAAGGCAAAAGAGTGTAAACGATGTTTCTGAAAAGCTCAAGGAAATGCAGGCATTCTTTGGACTAAAAGTGACTGGAAAACCTGATCCTGACACTTTGGAGAAGATGAGTAAACCCAGATGCGGTGTCCCTGATGTAGGGAAATATGTGTTTACAGAAGGGAACCCAAAGTGGAAGAGAAATAATCTCACATACAG GATTGTGAATTATACCCCACTTATGAGACAAGCTGATGTAGATGAAGCAATTCAAAAAGCTCTCAGTGTCTGGAGCAATGTGACACCACTCACCTTCCAAAAAATTGAGGACAAAGAAGCAGATATAATGATATCTTTCGTTGTTAGAG acCACAGAGACAACTCTCCTTTTGATGGCCCCAATGGGCAGCTGGCTCATGCTTTTCAGCCTGGTGAAGCTATTGGTGGAGATGTGCACCTTGATAATGAGGAATACTGGACAAAAGATGGAAGAG GATACAACTTGTTCATTGTTATTGCCCATGAGCTTGGCCATTCGCTGGGTCTGTCTCATTCCACTGATAGTGGAGCACTGATGTATCCAACTTACTCCTACACTGACCCTAAAGAATTCCATCTTCCTCAGGATGACATTAATGGCATTCAAGCCATCTAtg GACAGATTGATGCTCCTGTACAGCCAACAGGACCCACAACTCCACAAGCCTGTGATCCAAATTTGACATTTGATGCTATTACTACACTGCGTGGAGAAATGATATTCTTCAAGGGCAG ATATATCCTGCGCAAACATCCTCAGAGGACAGAGACAGAGCTCAATTTTATCTCACTGTTTTGGCCAAAGTTGCCATCAGGAATTCAAGCTGCTTATGAAAACATCGAAAGggatgaagtttttctttttaaag AGGATAAATATTGGATTCTCAGCGGTTATAACATTGTGCCTGGCTATCCTAAACCAATCCATCATTTGGGATTCCCAAAGACTACTAAAAGAATTAATGCAGCTTACAGTGATGAAATCAcaggaaaaacatatttctttacaGCTGACAGATACTGGAG ATATGATGAAAACAAAAGATCCATGGATCATGGTTATCCCAGGAAAATAGTCTCAGACTTTGGAAAAATTGGCAGAGTTGATGCTGCTTTCCAGAAAGATG GCTATGTCTACTTCTTCCATGGAACAACGCAGTTCCAGTTTGATCCTCGTGCCAAAAGGATTGTCAGAAAAATGAAGAGCAACAGCTGGTTCGATTGCTAA
- the LOC112988753 gene encoding matrix metalloproteinase-27-like produces MKNLSLLLLIYAAVSIALPVHPEKDNKEEDIKLLQDYLNKFYEVEPDPNQLGWKRNAESTAEKLRKMQDFFGLKVTGKPDPETLQMIKKPRCGVPDVGLYGVTLPGWKKNKLTYRIVNYTPDMRKEDVDKAIQKALEVWSTVTPLIFTRIHEGIADIMIAFGTKAHGHCPRYFDGPLGVLAHAFPPGSGFGGDVHFDEDEDWTTGLAGFNLFLVAAHEVGHALGLSHSSDQRALMFPNYAYVNPSEFPLSPDDISGIQSIYGSPPNTPDKRPASPTSPKTCGSQMSFDAITTLRREVMFLKGRHLWRVYPDNSEVELESISTFWPSLPSGIQAAYENIKDQILFFKGSNFWVISGYQVLPGYPKNINTLGFPKGVKKIDAAVCNKNTGKTDFFIGDKYWRYDENSKSIEKGYPRRTVDDFPGISQKVDAVFQYKGLFYFFHGSKQQEFDPNAKKVIREIKSNSWFKC; encoded by the exons ATGAAGAATCTCTCACTTTTGCTTTTAATCTATGCAGCTGTTTCTATTGCTCTTCCTGTGCACCCAGAGAAAGATAACAAAGAAGAAGATATAAAGCTCCTACAG gactatttaaataaattttatgaAGTTGAGCCAGATCCAAATCAACTTGGatggaaaagaaatgctgaatCCACAGCTGAAAAACTCCGgaaaatgcaagatttttttggtttgaaagTGACTGGAAAACCAGACCCTGAGACATTGCAAATGATAAAGAAACCCAGGTGTGGAGTTCCTGATGTGGGTCTCTATGGTGTTACTTTGccaggatggaaaaaaaacaagctgacaTACAG AATTGTGAACTACACACCAGATATGAGAAAAGAGGATGTGGATAAAGCAATCCAGAAGGCACTTGAAGTTTGGAGCACTGTCACCCCACTGATTTTCACTCGCATTCATGAGGGGATAGCAGATATAATGATTGCCTTTGGGACCAAAG CTCACGGGCATTGTCCTCGTTATTTTGATGGCCCCCTTGGTGTGCTTGCTCATGCCTTTCCACCTGGCAGTGGTTTTGGTGGTGATGTGCACTTTGACGAGGATGAAGACTGGACAACAGGCTTAGCTG gattcaaCTTGTTCCTTGTTGCTGCTCACGAGGTTGGCCACGCTTTGGGCCTCTCCCATTCCAGTGACCAGAGGGCCCTGATGTTTCCCAACTATGCCTATGTCAACCCCAGTGAATTTCCCCTCTCTCCAGATGACATCAGTGGCATTCAGTCCATTTATG GATCTCCACCAAATACCCCAGATAAGAGGCCAGCCAGCCCCACATCACCTAAAACCTGTGGCTCCCAAATGTCATTCGATGCTATAACTACACTCCGACGAGAAGTCATGTTTCTGAAAGGCAG ACACTTATGGCGTGTGTACCCTGATAACTCAGAAGTTGAACTTGAATCAATTTCTACCTTCTGGCCATCTCTTCCGTCTGGTATTCAAGCTGCATATGAGAATATCAAAGACCAGATCCTATTTTTCAAAG gcAGTAATTTCTGGGTTATCAGTGGATATCAGGTATTGCCTGGTTACCCAAAGAATATCAACACACTGGGCTTCCCTAAAGGTGTCAAGAAAATTGATGCAGCtgtttgtaataaaaatactgGGAAGACAGACTTTTTCATAGGTGACAAGTACTGGAG GTATGATGAAAACAGCAAATCCATAGAGAAGGGTTATCCTAGACGGACAGTAGATGACTTTCCAGGAATTAGCCAGAAGGTTGATGCCGTTTTCCAATATAAAG ggTTGTTCTACTTCTTCCATGGATCAAAGCAGCAGGAGTTTGACCCTAATGCTAAAAAAGTTATCCGTGAGATAAAGAGTAACAGTTGGTTTAAATGTTAG